A window of the Chroogloeocystis siderophila 5.2 s.c.1 genome harbors these coding sequences:
- a CDS encoding class II glutamine amidotransferase gives MCQLLGMNCNVPTDICFSFEGFSARGGRTDEHQDGWGIAFFEGLGCRIFLDAKPAIASPVADLVRRYPIHSTHVIAHIRKATQGGIALVNCHPFQRELWGRYWVFAHNGNLLDFHAQITHYQPVGQTDSERAFCLILEALRQSFPTGKPLLKELYPVLRDITALIADKGIFNYLLSDGEHFFTYCSTKLCYIVRQAPFAAAHLIDEDITVDFQKLTTPCDRVAVIATTPLTDNEVWTQIHPGELLVFQDGLPYKF, from the coding sequence ATGTGTCAACTGCTGGGAATGAACTGCAATGTTCCAACAGATATTTGTTTTTCGTTTGAGGGCTTTTCGGCGCGGGGAGGAAGAACAGACGAACATCAAGACGGTTGGGGGATTGCTTTTTTTGAAGGTTTGGGATGTCGGATCTTTCTAGATGCTAAACCCGCGATCGCCTCTCCCGTTGCAGATTTAGTACGACGCTATCCGATTCACTCTACACATGTCATTGCACATATCCGTAAAGCAACTCAAGGTGGAATTGCGTTAGTTAATTGTCATCCGTTTCAACGCGAACTCTGGGGACGATACTGGGTATTTGCGCACAATGGCAATCTTTTAGATTTTCACGCACAGATAACTCATTATCAGCCAGTAGGTCAAACTGATAGCGAACGTGCCTTCTGCTTAATTCTCGAAGCTTTACGACAAAGCTTTCCTACAGGCAAGCCTCTATTAAAAGAATTATATCCTGTGTTGCGCGACATCACCGCATTGATCGCCGACAAAGGTATTTTTAACTATCTACTTTCTGATGGCGAACACTTTTTCACCTACTGTTCAACAAAGCTATGCTACATTGTCCGACAAGCACCGTTTGCGGCAGCACATTTAATCGATGAAGATATTACAGTAGACTTTCAAAAGCTCACTACACCATGCGATCGCGTTGCGGTGATTGCTACAACTCCCCTGACGGATAACGAAGTTTGGACGCAGATTCACCCAGGAGAACTACTCGTCTTTCAGGATGGTTTACCTTATAAATTTTAA